A genomic stretch from Camelus ferus isolate YT-003-E chromosome 17, BCGSAC_Cfer_1.0, whole genome shotgun sequence includes:
- the CCDC174 gene encoding coiled-coil domain-containing protein 174 — translation MDRRKKPLDVTASSLVDLKAELFRKQEEFKQEKLLKDSGVLGKPKTTNKKPSIWSKRNAGVSNRAERDAEQKVEEQKVLDRAREKLEEKAKLYEKMTEGDFIDEEVEDMYLVDFTQKIIDKHKEMEAIGASRDSRKTGERDDDEEILSEKDIPPPQDSSEEWVDYVDSLGRSRRCMRKDLPDLLEMDKNLQGRLFVSPANEKTLLSEDMRKELQRQQWEEEEREALRRPVGPVHYEDVRENEARQLGVGYFAFAQDKELRNKQMKTLEMLREQTTDQRTKRENIKEKRKAMLEARLAKLRQKKMKKSKEDGAEEENRDGDVIGPLPPVPEVLPAPRPAASSSKVEVIVQERRDTRPGVPHVREWDRGKEFSFGYWSKRQSDLRAERDPEFAPPSDYFVGQKRTGSLSSQTWSRPASAQSGPGQPSSQSHDPGSSHPPSAPAPGGPPPASTVTFETLDDMISYYKQVT, via the exons ATGGACCGGAGGAAAAAGCCTTTGGACGTCACGGCCTCCTCG TTGGTAGACCTTAAGGCTGAACTCTTCCGAAAACAAGAAGAATTCAAACAAGAAAAACTTCTAAAAGATTCTGGAGTTTTGGGGAAACCAAAAACAACTAATAAG AAACCAAGTATCTGGAGCAAACGGAATGCAGGAGTCTCTAACCGAGCTGAGAGGGATGCCGAACAGAAGGTTGAGGAGCAGAAGGTGTTAGACAGAGCAAG GgagaaattggaagaaaaagCCAAATTATACGAAAAAATGACTGAAGGAGACTTTATCG ATGAAGAAGTGGAGGATATGTACCTTGTGGATTTCACACAGAAGATCATagacaaacacaaagaaatggaagcgATTGGTGCCAGTAGAGATTCTAGAAAGACAGGAGAAAGAGACGATGATGAAGAAATCCTTTCTGAAAAGGAtatccctcctccccaggactCCAGTGAGGAATG GGTGGATTATGTGGATTCTTTAGGGCGGTCCCGACGCTGTATGAGAAAGGATTTGCCAGACCTGCTGGAGATGGATAAAAATCTTCAGGGGAGGCT TTTTGTTAGTCCTGCCAATGAAAAAACCTTACTGTCTGAAGATATGAGAAAAGAACTGCAGCGCCAGCaatgggaggaagaagagagggaggccCTGAGGAGGCCTGTGGGGCCCGTACACTACGAAGACGTTCGCGAAAATG AGGCCCGGCAACTCGGTGTTGGATATTTTGCCTTCGCCCAAGATAAAGAGTTGagaaacaagcaaatgaaaacttTAGAAATGCTGCGTGAACAG acAACAGATCAGAGAACAAAACgagaaaacataaaggaaaagagaaaggccaTGTTAGAAGCAAGACTTGCCAAACTCcgacaaaaaaagatgaaaaaatcaaaagaagacggagcagaggaagaaaacagag ATGGAGATGTTATTGGGCCTTTGCCACCAGTACCAGAGGTCCTGCCAGCTCCTCGTCCAGCTGCCTCGAGTAGCAAAGTGGAAGTCATCGTTCAGGAGAGGAGGGACACCAGGCCTGGGGTGCCACACGTCCGGGAGTGGGACAGAGGGAAAG AATTTTCCTTTGGGTACTGGTCGAAGAGACAGTCAGATCTCCGGGCTGAGAGAGACCCTGAGTTTGCCCCGCCATCGGATTACTTTGTGGGTCAAAAGAGAACTGGTTCTTTGAGTAGCCAGACGTGGAGCAGACCCGCATCTGCACAGAGTGGCCCCGGACAGCCCTCCAGCCAGAGCCATGACCCTGGCTCTTCCCATCCACCGTCGGCTCCTGCCCCCGGCGGCCCACCGCCAGCCTCGACTGTCACTTTTGAAACTCTGGATGATATGATATCATATTATAAACAAGTGACATGA